Proteins found in one Elusimicrobiota bacterium genomic segment:
- a CDS encoding TonB-dependent receptor plug domain-containing protein, with amino-acid sequence MRLFFAVLAFAVLSSPCRSEEAAMLEPVVVLGARIQENPSARAIGRVERGVIESVDAFSLKDLMDKTPGVLAKQSNGPRDVSISVRGSGAKTSFAIRNIKMYEDWFPVTQSDGLSRTDIHDPNAYEGIDVLRGPSSSLHDNYALGGAVNFRTRLGRDVDGLDAGVTAGSYGYQNERLHLGRRTKSFEYSAFVSHIRADGYTYYNGYKTVTENVVGRFYLDESRTVVFKFLNNDMEAQVPSRLSRAQMDADPRSAGLTNVTGVGSVSAERASQSRRDRRTILGGRYEQRLDPETGWRFLGAYDVKDIDQTFGTISDTVNPNFHQYADVTREGTIGGLSAKHYAGVFFNRMEQESASFRNLADWAGTRGALQSSTRGFHQNLGFRLREELEVSPRWTAIAGLGVERSQVKAAVRTRTGAETYSRADADRVFHNAAPEAALSCKAEAWTGRARAGMGYGTPGIGQLTTTPDGLTGNNTGLKPQRNLGFEAGAGGKSGGLSWDAAAYYEVYWNEFVTQTPGAGLGAFTANAPRADHRGAELWADWRSPEGLLLAGAWTFNDHVYRTFRESAGGGLSIDRAGSRVPGVERSVLNARAGWDRPGLPGGWVEANQVSDYAVNNANTLRARRYTVLNLNAHWKRGVSWGPVSQVTMTFDLRNLMNIAYDGSAVTVADASSDTPASLLAKQAFFAGQGRSAYGGLTFHF; translated from the coding sequence ATGCGTTTATTTTTCGCCGTCCTGGCGTTCGCCGTCCTGTCGTCGCCGTGCCGTTCCGAAGAAGCAGCCATGCTCGAGCCCGTCGTCGTCCTGGGAGCCCGGATCCAGGAGAACCCGTCCGCCCGCGCGATCGGGCGGGTCGAGCGCGGCGTGATCGAATCCGTCGACGCCTTCAGCCTCAAGGACCTGATGGACAAGACGCCCGGCGTTCTCGCCAAGCAGTCCAACGGCCCGCGCGACGTGTCGATCTCCGTGCGCGGCTCCGGCGCGAAGACGAGCTTCGCGATCCGGAATATTAAAATGTACGAGGATTGGTTCCCCGTCACGCAGTCCGACGGCCTCTCCCGCACCGACATCCACGACCCCAACGCCTACGAGGGGATCGACGTCCTGCGCGGGCCGTCGTCGTCCTTGCACGACAACTATGCGCTCGGAGGCGCGGTGAACTTCCGCACGCGGCTCGGGCGCGACGTCGACGGCCTCGACGCCGGCGTCACCGCCGGCTCGTACGGCTATCAGAACGAGCGCCTGCATCTCGGCCGCCGGACGAAGTCCTTCGAGTACTCGGCCTTCGTCAGCCACATCCGCGCCGACGGCTACACCTACTACAACGGCTACAAGACCGTGACCGAGAACGTCGTCGGCCGGTTCTACCTCGACGAGTCGCGCACGGTGGTCTTCAAGTTCCTGAACAACGACATGGAGGCGCAGGTCCCGAGCCGCCTCTCCCGGGCTCAGATGGACGCCGATCCCCGGAGCGCCGGCCTCACGAACGTGACGGGGGTCGGGAGCGTCAGCGCCGAGCGGGCTTCACAGAGCCGGCGGGACCGCCGGACGATCCTCGGCGGGCGCTACGAGCAGCGGCTCGATCCCGAGACGGGCTGGCGCTTCCTCGGCGCGTACGACGTCAAGGACATCGACCAGACCTTCGGCACGATCTCGGACACGGTCAATCCGAACTTCCATCAATACGCCGACGTGACGCGCGAGGGGACGATCGGCGGGCTGAGCGCGAAGCACTACGCGGGCGTGTTCTTCAACCGGATGGAGCAGGAGTCCGCGTCGTTCCGGAACCTCGCCGACTGGGCCGGGACGCGCGGCGCCCTGCAGTCGAGCACGCGCGGCTTCCACCAGAACCTCGGCTTCCGCCTCCGCGAGGAACTGGAGGTGTCGCCGCGATGGACGGCGATCGCGGGGCTCGGCGTCGAGCGGTCGCAGGTGAAGGCCGCGGTGCGGACCCGCACGGGCGCGGAGACCTATTCGCGCGCGGATGCCGACCGCGTGTTCCACAACGCGGCGCCCGAGGCGGCGCTGAGCTGCAAGGCGGAAGCCTGGACCGGCCGGGCCCGCGCGGGCATGGGCTACGGCACGCCCGGGATCGGCCAGTTGACGACCACGCCGGACGGCCTGACGGGAAACAACACCGGCCTCAAGCCCCAGCGCAACCTGGGCTTCGAGGCCGGCGCGGGCGGGAAGTCCGGCGGCCTGTCCTGGGACGCGGCCGCCTACTATGAGGTCTACTGGAACGAGTTCGTCACCCAGACCCCGGGGGCGGGACTCGGCGCCTTCACCGCGAACGCGCCGCGCGCCGACCATCGCGGCGCCGAGCTGTGGGCCGACTGGCGAAGCCCCGAGGGGCTCCTGCTCGCCGGCGCCTGGACATTCAACGACCATGTGTACAGGACCTTCCGCGAGTCCGCCGGCGGCGGCCTCTCGATCGACCGCGCGGGGTCGCGCGTTCCCGGCGTCGAGCGCTCGGTGCTCAACGCGCGCGCCGGCTGGGACCGGCCCGGGCTCCCCGGGGGCTGGGTCGAGGCGAACCAGGTCTCGGACTACGCGGTCAACAACGCGAACACCCTGCGCGCGAGGCGGTACACCGTGCTGAACCTGAACGCGCACTGGAAGCGCGGCGTGTCGTGGGGCCCGGTCAGCCAAGTGACTATGACCTTCGACCTGCGCAACCTGATGAACATCGCCTATGACGGTTCCGCCGTCACCGTCGCGGACGCGAGCTCGGACACGCCGGCGAGCCTTTTGGCGAAGCAGGCGTTCTTCGCCGGGCAGGGCCGCTCGGCGTACGGCGGGCTTACTTTTCACTTCTAG
- a CDS encoding response regulator — translation MARILLVDDERDVVTLIKFMLEKDGHTVIAAYDGAEALAKVGLEPRDETTVIPDLVILDVMMPVMDGYAVCARLQEDARTKAVPVLVLTAKGAVKDHFNPDCRVTEHLEKPFDPKMLRELVAKLLEKR, via the coding sequence ATGGCGCGGATACTGCTCGTCGACGATGAGCGAGACGTCGTCACGCTCATCAAATTCATGCTCGAGAAAGACGGACACACGGTCATCGCCGCTTACGACGGAGCCGAGGCCCTCGCCAAGGTCGGCCTCGAGCCGCGCGACGAGACGACCGTCATCCCCGACCTCGTCATCCTCGACGTCATGATGCCCGTCATGGACGGCTACGCGGTATGCGCCCGCCTGCAGGAGGACGCCCGCACCAAGGCCGTTCCCGTCCTCGTGCTGACCGCCAAGGGGGCGGTGAAGGACCATTTCAACCCGGACTGCCGCGTGACCGAGCACCTCGAGAAGCCCTTCGATCCCAAGATGCTGCGCGAGCTGGTCGCCAAGCTGCTGGAGAAGCGCTGA
- a CDS encoding response regulator, translating into MPSILVVDDEPDIVTLLRFALEKEGYAVGEAGNGQIALERLGIEPPDHSRPLPDLIVLDIMMPVMDGYQLNMRLQTEPRAKDIPILVLTAKGQKMRDLFEMAPNVAAYVQKPFDPKMLRELIAGILASRGEKKNV; encoded by the coding sequence ATGCCCTCCATCCTCGTCGTCGACGACGAACCCGATATCGTCACCTTGCTGCGCTTCGCCCTCGAGAAGGAGGGCTACGCGGTCGGCGAGGCCGGCAACGGCCAGATCGCGCTCGAGCGCCTCGGCATCGAGCCCCCCGACCACTCGCGCCCCCTGCCCGACCTCATCGTCCTCGACATCATGATGCCGGTGATGGACGGCTACCAGCTCAACATGCGCCTGCAGACCGAGCCGCGCGCCAAGGACATCCCCATCCTCGTGCTGACCGCCAAGGGCCAGAAGATGCGCGACCTCTTCGAGATGGCGCCGAACGTGGCGGCCTACGTGCAGAAGCCTTTCGACCCCAAGATGCTCCGCGAGCTCATCGCCGGCATCCTCGCTTCACGCGGAGAAAAGAAGAATGTCTGA
- the lysS gene encoding lysine--tRNA ligase, translating to MSDAPKVPAAPAPAADGRGLEELMALKKAKIADMRSRNIDPFPSRTVRKNDCSAVRPLSAGLTEPMQHSTEKVAIAGRLVELRDMGKSIFGRLADLSGNAQVYFKKDALPEDVFALVKRDLAVGDFVAASGSVFITKTGEPTVAVEHAAVLAKAIRPMPEKWHGITNTELRYRQRHLDLVSTAESRETFIKRAKIVSTIRRVLDSRGYVEVETPVLLGQAGGASARPFHTRHNALEQDMVLRIATELYLKKLVIGGLDRVYEIGRVFRNEGVDTSHNPEFTMLEAYEAYSDYEGMAALFETLLTECADACGVSEVEWRGKKISLKAPFKRLYLPEIWKDRCGEPIENVLEGKGFNRPGLLKLAEKLGIHAGEKTPSAKLFDRIVESRIEDLLEQPTFLFDHPTAITPLAKLKPGTQSLVERFECFAAGIELSNAYSELNDPQDQRDRLVEQMKQNAAGDAEADLLDEDFIQAMEAGMPPMGGIGVGIDRLTMFLTGRDSIRDVILFPTLKHEKPA from the coding sequence ATGTCTGACGCGCCCAAGGTTCCCGCCGCACCCGCCCCCGCAGCCGACGGCCGCGGCCTGGAAGAATTGATGGCCTTGAAGAAGGCCAAGATCGCCGACATGCGATCCCGCAATATCGACCCTTTCCCGTCCCGCACGGTCCGCAAGAATGATTGCTCCGCCGTCCGTCCTCTGAGCGCCGGCCTGACCGAGCCCATGCAGCACTCGACGGAAAAGGTCGCCATCGCCGGCCGCCTCGTCGAGCTGCGCGACATGGGCAAGTCCATCTTCGGCCGCCTCGCCGACCTGTCGGGCAACGCCCAGGTGTACTTTAAGAAGGACGCCCTGCCCGAGGACGTCTTCGCGTTGGTCAAGCGGGACCTCGCCGTCGGCGACTTCGTCGCGGCCTCCGGCTCGGTGTTCATCACCAAGACCGGCGAGCCCACCGTCGCCGTCGAGCACGCGGCCGTCCTCGCCAAGGCCATCCGGCCGATGCCCGAGAAGTGGCACGGCATCACCAACACCGAGCTGCGCTACCGGCAGCGCCATCTGGACCTCGTGTCCACCGCCGAATCGCGGGAGACTTTCATAAAGCGCGCCAAGATCGTCTCGACCATCCGCCGCGTCCTCGACTCGCGCGGCTACGTCGAGGTGGAGACCCCCGTCCTGCTCGGCCAGGCCGGCGGCGCCTCCGCCCGCCCCTTCCACACGCGCCACAACGCCCTCGAGCAGGACATGGTCCTGCGGATCGCCACCGAGCTCTACTTGAAAAAGCTCGTCATCGGCGGCTTGGATCGCGTCTACGAGATCGGCCGCGTGTTCCGCAACGAGGGCGTCGACACGAGCCACAACCCCGAGTTCACCATGCTCGAGGCGTACGAGGCGTATTCCGACTACGAGGGGATGGCCGCCCTCTTCGAGACCTTGCTCACCGAGTGCGCCGACGCCTGCGGGGTCAGCGAGGTCGAGTGGCGCGGCAAGAAGATCTCGCTGAAGGCGCCGTTCAAGCGGCTGTACCTGCCCGAGATCTGGAAGGACCGCTGCGGCGAGCCCATCGAGAACGTGCTGGAAGGCAAGGGCTTCAACCGCCCCGGCCTGTTGAAGCTCGCCGAAAAGCTCGGGATCCACGCCGGCGAGAAGACTCCCAGCGCGAAGCTCTTCGACCGCATCGTCGAGTCGAGGATCGAGGACCTGCTCGAGCAGCCCACCTTCCTGTTCGACCACCCGACGGCGATCACCCCGCTCGCCAAGCTGAAGCCGGGGACTCAATCTCTCGTCGAACGCTTCGAGTGCTTCGCCGCGGGCATCGAGCTGTCGAACGCGTACTCCGAGCTCAACGATCCCCAGGACCAGCGCGACCGGCTCGTCGAGCAGATGAAGCAGAACGCGGCCGGCGACGCCGAGGCCGACCTGCTCGACGAGGACTTCATCCAGGCGATGGAGGCCGGCATGCCCCCGATGGGCGGCATCGGCGTCGGCATCGACCGCCTGACCATGTTCCTCACCGGCCGGGACTCGATCCGCGACGTGATCCTGTTCCCGACGCTCAAGCACGAAAAACCCGCGTGA
- a CDS encoding ABC transporter permease yields MSLELFISLRYLKAKRKGLFAVVTTLIGVAGVTVGVAALLTTLSVMNGFQTDIQRKIVGAQAHVTVLGARSPRDVEDTLALVRADPDHEASAPFALGQAILTVRDRSIGVVVKGIDPAREFAVNDLAAKLTSGSWEGIGEGKVPGIVLGVELADHLGSELGDEVVLVSPKSVATPLGLLPKMQKFRVAGTLKTGYYEYDSASVWTGLPAAAKFLGVDAGASGVGLKLKDLGRADDAAKRLRAVLGYGKLVRTYAQMNQTLFAALKLEKAVMFIILTLITLVASLGIASTLILRSVEKTRDIGLLKAMGAGPGLIRRIFLVEGFIIGASGVVMGLGLGMILCWVIATFQIVELPADIYYLSKVPVDVRPGDVLAVTGMGLLLSLIATLYPASRAAKADPVEAIHYG; encoded by the coding sequence GTGAGCCTCGAGCTTTTCATCTCCCTGCGTTATCTCAAGGCCAAGCGCAAGGGCCTGTTCGCCGTCGTCACGACCTTGATCGGCGTGGCCGGGGTGACGGTGGGCGTCGCCGCCCTGCTCACCACGCTCTCGGTGATGAACGGCTTCCAGACCGACATCCAGCGCAAGATCGTCGGCGCCCAGGCGCACGTCACGGTCCTCGGCGCGCGCTCCCCCCGGGACGTGGAGGACACCTTGGCGCTCGTCCGGGCCGACCCCGACCACGAGGCCTCCGCCCCGTTCGCGCTCGGCCAGGCGATCCTCACGGTCCGCGACCGCTCGATCGGCGTCGTCGTCAAGGGCATCGACCCGGCGCGGGAGTTCGCCGTCAACGACCTCGCCGCGAAGCTCACCTCGGGCTCCTGGGAAGGGATCGGCGAGGGCAAGGTCCCCGGCATCGTGCTCGGCGTCGAGCTCGCCGACCACCTCGGCAGCGAGCTCGGCGACGAGGTCGTCCTGGTCTCGCCCAAAAGCGTCGCGACCCCCCTGGGACTTTTGCCGAAAATGCAGAAGTTCCGCGTCGCCGGCACGCTGAAGACCGGCTACTACGAGTACGACAGCGCCTCGGTCTGGACGGGCCTCCCGGCCGCCGCGAAGTTCCTGGGCGTGGACGCCGGGGCCTCCGGCGTCGGCCTCAAGCTCAAGGACCTGGGCCGCGCCGACGACGCCGCCAAGCGCCTGCGCGCCGTCCTCGGCTACGGCAAGCTCGTGCGCACCTACGCGCAGATGAACCAGACCTTGTTCGCGGCGCTGAAGCTCGAGAAGGCGGTGATGTTCATCATCCTCACTTTGATCACTCTCGTGGCCTCGCTCGGCATCGCCTCGACCTTGATCCTCCGGTCCGTCGAGAAGACGCGGGACATCGGCCTGCTCAAGGCGATGGGCGCGGGCCCGGGCCTCATCCGCCGGATCTTCCTCGTCGAGGGCTTCATCATCGGCGCCTCCGGGGTCGTCATGGGCCTCGGCCTCGGCATGATCCTGTGCTGGGTGATCGCCACCTTCCAGATCGTCGAGCTCCCGGCCGACATCTACTACCTCTCGAAGGTTCCGGTGGACGTGCGCCCCGGCGACGTCCTCGCCGTGACCGGCATGGGC